The window GCTGTCACCGGCACTGGGCGCGATCCCCAGCAGGGCGCAGCGCTGGAACAAGCGGGCATGCGCTTTCTGAGGGCCGATCTGAAAGACGATCCTGCCCCGCTGCTGCAAAACATCGACGCGGTGCTGCACTGCGCCGCCCGCTCGACCCTGTGGGGCCACTGGCGCGACTTCTACACCGACAACGTGACGGTGAGTGCGGCGCTGGCCCGTGCGTGTGCGCTGCGGGGAATTCGCCTCGTTCACATCAGCACGCCCAGCGTGTACAACGCGGCCAGCCAGACCCGCAACGTGCCGGAATCGCTGCCCATCGGCCCGCGCTTTGACAGTCTGTATGCCCGCAGCAAGTTTCTGGCCGAGCAGGAGGTGCGCTTTTACGTGCCCGGCGCGGCCATTTTGCGGCCACGCGGCATCTACGGCCCCGGCGATACCAGCATTCTGCCCCGACTGGCGCGGGCGCTCCGCAGCGGGCGGCTGCCACGCCTGACCCGCCACGAGGTATATACCGAGCTGACACACGTGCAGAACGTCGTTCATGCGGCAAAGCTGGCGCTGGAGCGGCCCGCAGCGGGCGTGTTCAACATCACCGACGGCGTGAGCGTGCCGATCTGGGCCACCCTCGACCAGCTCGCAGACGTGCTGAAGGTGCCGCGCCCCACGCGCTTCGTTCCGGCGGCAGTGGTGGAACAGGCCGCCCGCCTGCTGGAACTCGCGTACCGCCTCGCGCCCGGCGCACCCGAACCGCCCATCACGGCCAGCGGCGTGCGGCTGCTGACCCGCCCCATGACGCTCGACCTGACCCGCGCCCGTGAGCGGCTGGGCTACGTGCCAGTCATTCACCCAGAAGCCGGGCTGAACGCCGTGCTGGAAGGGCTGAAATGACGGCGGTTCGGGTGGTTCCCCTGAGCGCGGGCGAGTGCCTGAATGTCGCCGCCCTGACCGAACGGGGCGCGGCGTGGCGGGTGCGGGCGTATCCGGCGGGATTTGCGCTGCTGCTGCACCCCACACACGGCCCGGTGCTGTTCGACACCGGGTATAGCCCGCGAGTCCGTACCCTGATGCGGCGCTGGCCCGGCATGCTGTACGGCCTGATTACCCCGGTGCGGCTGAAGGCCCATCAGACCGCGCTGGCACGGCTGGCGCGGCTGGGTATCCTGGCGAGCGACGTGAAGCACCTGATCGTATCGCACCTGCATGCCGACCACGTGGGAGCGCTGCGCGAGTTTCCGGCGGCGACCTTTCATCTGGATGCGGGCGCGTATCCGCCCCTGCGCGGCCTGAAGGGAGTGCGGGCCGTGCGCCGCGCCTTCCTGCCAGAGCTGCTCCCGCCCGATTTCGAGGCCAGAAGCCGTGAACTGGAGTACCGCGCCGCGCCGCCGGAATTTGCCCCCTTCGGGCACGTGGCCGACGTGTTCGGAGACGGCAGCGTGTACGCCCTGCCCGTGCCCGGTCACGCCCCCGGCATGATCGCCCTGATCGTTCGCACGCACGAAACTGCCGCGCTGGACGGCGACGGTGCGGGCCTGACGCTGCTCGCCAGCGACGCCGCGTGGTCGGTGCGGGCGCTACGCGAAGGCGGCGAGGTACACCCACTGGCACGGGTGGCCTTCTGGGACGCCGCGCAGGAACAACGCAGCCGCGACGCGCTGAAACGCTGGCTGGCCGCCCATCCACAGGCGCGGGTGATCGTCAGTCACGATGTTCCAGAAACGGAGCACCATGCTTGACCGCCTGACCGTGCTGGCCCACGCGCTGGGCGAGGGCCGCTGGATGTTCCGCGAGCGGGCGGCGCTGGAGCGGCATCAGGAGCGCCTCGCCGCCGAACATCTGCGCTGGGTGGCGGCCCACAGCCCGTATACCGCCGAGCGCTTCCAGCAATCAACCCTGAGCGTGGGGCAGTGGCGCGACCTGCCGCCCATTTCCAAACCCGAGATGATGGGAAACTTCGACCGCCTGAACACCGCTGGCCTGCCCCTGAAGACCGTGCTGGAGGTGGCCCGCCGCGCCGAAGTCACCCGCGATTTCACGCCCACGCTGTCCACCCCCAGCGGCGAGATGACGGTGGGCCTGTCGAGCGGCACCAGCGGCACCCAAGGCGTCTTTCTGGTCAGCCGGGCCGAGCGCTTGCAGTGGGCGGGCGCGGTGCTCCGCTGGCTGCTACCCCCGCCCTGGCCTGCCAGCCTGCTGAAGCGGCAGCGCGTGGCCTTCGTGCTGCGGGCCGAGGGGCAGCTTTACCGCAGCGTGTCGGGGTCGCGGCTCCAGTTTCAGTTTCTGGATCTGCTGCGTCCCGTCCCCGAGCTGGCCGCCGACCTCAGCGCCGCGCACCCGACGCTGCTGGCTGGCCCGCCCAGCGTGCTGCGTGCCCTGCTGGACGCCGGAGCCGACGCGCACCCGGCGAGGGTGGTGAGCGTGGCCGAGGTGCTGGAAGACGATGACCGCGCCGCGCTGGAGGCAGGTTTCGGCCCGGTGGTGCAGGTGTATCAGGCCACCGAAGGGCTGCTGGCTCTCCCCTGCCCGCACGGACATCTACACCTGAACGAAGCGCACGTCCACTTCGACTTCGAAGCGCTGCCGGGCGGCTACCAGCGCCCCATCATCACCGATCTGCGCCGCCGCGCCCAGCCGATGATCCGCCACCGACTCGACGACGTGCTGCTGCTGGCCGAGGGGGGCGGCTGCACCTGCGGGCTGGCGTCGCGCCGGATCGAGCGCGTGGTGGGGCGGCAGGACGACGCGCTGAACCTGCCCAGCAGTGCCGGAACGCGGCTGACCGTCTGGCCGGATTTCGTGCGGGCCGCCATGAACACCGCCGCAGGGCTGCGCGAATACCGCGCCGAACAGACCGACGCCGCGCACCTTCAGCTTTCGCTGGAACCCGATACCGTCAGCACCCGCACCGCCGCCGCCCGCGAACTCCGGGCCGCGCTGGACAGGCTGGGCGTGGGCGCAGTCACGCTCTCCTTCAGTCCGCTGCTGGCCGACCCACTGGGTACCAAGCGCCGCCGGGTCCGGCAACGTTGGACACCGAGCCGCCCACATGGAGCAGACTGAACTATGACGTTTTCCCCGCTGGCGTTTCGGCTGCTTTCTACGGCCCAGGCCCTGCCCCGCCGGGTGGTGCCGACGGCAGAGGTGGCCGCACTCTGCGGCGTGCCTGCCGACCTCGCCGCCGCGCGTTCGGGCGTGCAGGAACGGCGCTGGCTGTCGGGGGAGGAAACCGCGCTGACGCTGGGCGCTCAGGCCGCCCGCGACGCCCTGCACGCCGCGCATCTCGAACCGCAGCAGATCGACGTGCTGCTGAACGCCAGCGGCACCCAGCTTCAGCCGATTCCCGACGGCGCGGCGCTGCTGGCCCGCGAACTCGGCTGGAGCGGAAACGCGGCCTACAGTCTGCACGGCACCTGCCTGAGTTTCCTGCTGGCGCTGCATCATGCCGCCCTGCTGATCGGGGCGGGGCAGGCGCGGCACGTGCTGATCGTCAGCAGCGAGGCGGGCAGCCTGGGCCTGAATTTCGCCCACGCCGAGAGCAGTCTGCTGATCGGAGACGGCGCGGCGGCGGTGGTGCTGGGGCCAGCCGAGCGGCCCGGCCAGGGGCTGCACGCCGCCCGCTTCGAAACCTACCCGGAAGGCGCAGACCACACCCGCATCCGCGCCGGGGGCAGCCTGCTGAACAACCGCTCGCCGCAGATTCAGGACGACGATTACCTGTTCGAGATGCAGGGGCTGGGCGTGCTGAAACTGGCGAGCCGGGTGGTGCCGGGCTTTCTGGAGCGCCTGCGACCCGGCCTAAGCAGCGGCCTTCCGGGTATCGGGCGCGTCGTGCCGCACCAGGCCAGCGCGGCGGGTCTGGCCCTGATGCGGCGCTACGGCTGGCCCGAAGACCGCGTGGAAGTGACGCTGCCACACCTGGGCAACGTGATCGCCGCCAGCGTCCCGCTCACGCTGCATCAGGCGAGCACACAGGGCCGCGCCGAGGAAGGCGAAACCCTGCTGCTAGTGGGCACGGGCGCAGGACTGACAGCGGGCGGACTGATCTGGCAGCTGTAAGAACTCAGGCCGTCAGAATCACCGGGCTGTTCCTGGTAATCATGATGGTGTGCTCGAAGTGGGCTGCCAGACCGCCGTCTGTGGTACTCAGCGTCCAGCCGTCGCGCAGCGTCCTGACGCGGTGTGAGCGCCCGGTCGATACCATCGGTTCGACGGCGATGACCAGCCCTTCGTGCAGCTTGCGGCTGTCTTTGGCGCGGTAATAGTTGGGCACATTGGGTTCCTCGTGGATGGCGCGGCCCACGCCATGCCCGAACAGTTCGCGCAGCACCGTGAAGCCGCGCCGCCTGACCTCGCGTTCGACCGCCTCTCCAATCGCGTGAACAGGCTGTCCGGCCCTGGCCTCCTTCATGCCCGCGTGGAAGGCCACCTCGGCGCATTCGATCAGGCGCATGACCACGGGCGACGCCGGAGGAACCGCCACCGTCACCGCCGCGTCGGCAATGTAGCCGTCGACAAAGGGCGTGACATCGATGCTCACCACGTCACCGGCAGCCAGGGGGCGCTGGGTCGGAAGGCCATGCACGATGTCGTCGTTCACGCTGATGAAGACGTTGACGGGCGCGTTATACGTCATGCGGGGCGCAGATTCGGCTCCGTACTGCCCGAAGACCGTGCCCGCGAGGGCGTCGAGTGCGGCAGGGGTCACGCCCGGACGGATGGCCGCCTTCAGGGTACGGAGCGTCTCGGCAACCACGTGTCCTGCTCGCTGCATCCCCTTCAGGTCGGCCTCGGTATTGATGGTCATACCTCACTGTAATGCAGTTCTCGGAAACCGGGAATAGAAGCCGGACAGCAGAAACCGCCTTCTGGACGGCTTTCCCCACCTGTCGGTCGGGGGCCGCCTCCTTGCAGTCCTTCAGAGATCGGCACGGTTCAGGAACGCCCTGACCAGCGAGGCCGCGTTCAGAACTGGCAGGCCGACTGGATTTACACTCAGGTATGCAGGGAAATGAACTGGGCGAACTGTACCTGTCAGATCTGCGAACCCGTCTGCGCGGCGTCAAGGCGCTGGGCGAAGGTGCCCTGAAGCAGCTGCACGAGCCGGAGTGGCACGCGGTTCTGTCGGCTGGGGGCAACTCTGCCGCCGTTACCGTGCAGCACCTGAGCGGCAACATGCACTCGCGCTGGGGCGCACTTCAGCATGGCTACCGCGCAGGGCAGGACGGCGAGCAGGCCACGCGCAACCGCGACGCCGAATTCGAGGAGGGCCAGCAGACGGGCGCACAGCTGTGGGCCATCTGGGAGGCCGGGTGGACGGTCTTTCTGGAGGCCCTTGACGCCCTGACCTCCGCCGACCTGACCCGCACCCTCCGCATCCGGGGCGAGACACATACCGTGCTGGAAGCCCTTCAGCGGCAGGTGGCGCACTACAGCGGCCACGTCTATCAGCTGGTTTTTCTGGTCAAGACCCTGCGCGGCCCCGACTGGCACACCCTCTCGATTGCACGCGGGCAGTCGGCGGCCTTCAATGCGGCCATGCACAAACAACAGCAGCCCTGAGCAGCCTGAGCAGCACAGAAGCAGGCCAGCATTTCCTGTAGGTGCTCAGGCTTTCAGCGTTCGGTTGCTCTTGCCGAAGACGCTGCCCGGTTGGGTCTGCTGAGGCGGATACTGGCCTGAGTGCGCGGTCTGGAACGCCTCCTCCAGCACGTCCACGAGGTCAGCGATCTCCAGCGTGAACACACCTGCCTCGCCCCGGTCAGCCGCCGCTTTCCACTGCCAGTACCCCGATTCGTCTTCCGGCAGTTCGGCTGCACTTTCTTCCAGCCAGGTCACGCTGCGGCGCAGGGCGGATGCACCGATTGGAACGTGGCCAATCTGCTGCGACACTCCACCCGGACTCAGGGGGTTGTTCATCGCCAGACCACCGATGCTGAGATGCACCACCTCCTCGCCGTTCAGCACCTCTACCTTCAGCACCAGCAGGCGCGACGCCTCTTCCCCGGAGCGGGTGTGGTAGGCCCAGCGCTGACCGGGCACGAAGTTGGCAGGCAGGGTCTCGGCTGGTGGCGTCATGTTCCAAGTGTAGAAAAATGCGGCGCTGATACAGACAGCCAAACGGCTGAGTGCGGGTCGGCAGGGTAGCGTATGGCATGACCACGCCTGCTTCCCACTCCGCGCCTCACGCCGACGGTATGCCCGACAGCTTCGATGTGGTGGTGCATCCGGCCCGCGAGTTGCGCGGTACGCTGCGTGCCCAGCCCAGCAAGAACTACACCACCCGCTACCTGCTGGCCGCCGCCCTGACTGCGGGCGAGGTGCGCGTGGTGGGCGTGGCGACCAGCGAAGACGCCGGGGCGATGCTGCGCTGCCTGGAAGCCTGGGGCGCGGGCGTCGAACTCATCGGAGACGACGCGGTCATTCGCGGCTTCGGCGCAAAACCACACGCGGGCGTGACCCTGAATCCCGGCAACGCGGGCGCGGTGGCACGCTTCCTGATGGGCGTGTCTGTGCTGACCACCGGCACCCGCTTCGTTACCGATTACCCCGACTCGCTGGGCAAGCGGCCCCAGGGCGACCTGCTCGAAGCCCTGTCGCGGCTGGGCGCACAGGTCAGCAGCGAAGACGGCAGATTTCCCATTGCGCTGTCTGGCCCGGTGCGCGGCGGCCCGCTGGAAGTCTCAGCGGAAAAGTCCAGCCAGTACGCCTCGGCGCTGATGTTTCTGGCTCCGCTGCTGCCCGCTGGCCTCGACCTGCACCTGACCGGCGACATCAAAAGTCATGCCCCGCTGCGCCAGACGCTCGACACGCTCAGCGCCTTTGGCATTCGGGCCACTGCCAGCAGCGATCTTGCACGCATCAGCATTCCCGGCGCTCAGACGTATCAGGCCAGCCGCATCATGGTGCCCGGCGATTACCCCGGTTCGGCGGCGATTCTGGCGGCAGCCGCCATCCTGCCCGGAGAAGTCCGGCTTTCGAACCTGCGCGAGAACGATCTTCAGGGCGAACGCGAGGCCGTGAATGTGCTGCGCGAGATGGGGGCCGACATCGTGCGGACGGGCGACAGCCTGACGGTGCGCGGAGGTCAGCCGCTGCGAGCCGTAACCCGCGACAGCGACGGCTTTACCGATGCGGTGCAGGCCCTGACCGCCGCCGCCGCGTTTGCCGAGGGCCAGACCACCTGGGAAAACGTCTACACCCTGCGCCTGAAGGAGTGCGACCGCATTTCAGATACCCGCCGCGAACTGGAGAAACTGGGTTTCACGGCGTCCGAGACGAACGACAGCCTGAGCATCGTGGGCGCGGCGAGCGTGGCGGGCGGCGTCACTGCCGATGGACACGGCGACCACCGCATGATCATGCTGCTGACCCTGATCGGGCTGCGGGCCACTTCGCCCGTTCGCATCACCGGAGCGCACCACATCCGCAAGAGCTACCCGATGTTTTTCCGCCATCTGGAAGAATTGGGTGCAAGCTTTGAGTATGTGGCCGCCACGCGGGACTGAGCCAGAACCGAAGCCGAGTTCCAGACAACACAGTATTCCGGCGTGGCTGTGGGCGCTCCGAGTCCTGGCATTCCTGACCACCGCGCTCGCTGCCGCGTTGCCGATCATCGCCGCGTTCTGGCTGGTGGTGTTTCTCGCATCTGTCGCCGCCTTCTTCCTGTATGTCATCACCTTCGGCGGCGTTCACTTCGACCTCGACCACATCAGCACGTTGGTCGCCCGCTCAGCCGGGCTGATCTTCGTGCTGTATCTGCTTGCGCTGTTCCCGCTCGCCGCCCTGCTGCTGAAAGCGAGCGCGAAAGTGGCGGCCTGGACGTTGGGTATTAGCAGCGCCCTGATCCTGGGCGCGTGGCTGCTCGACCCCGAAATTCTGTCGCTGTTCGGCTCGTTCTTCGCGTTCTGAGCTGCGAAAAGGGGGCGGGCAGGGTTCATTGACCCCGTGTTTAGCGACTCTGCCGCGCCCTCTCACGGCGGCGTGGTTGCATGAACTATGATCTTCAACTTCACCCGTTCGCGGGCCTGTACGCTGCTGGGCCTCGCGCTGCTGTCCTGTTCGCCTGCTGCCCAGGCGGCAGACGATTCGCTGGTGTCCAGCCTGAAAGTACCCGCCGGGTTCAAGGTCAGCCTGTATACCGGCGGCCTGAAAAATCCGCGCCTGATGGCCGTGGCCCCCAACGGCGACCTGTTCGTAAGCGATCAGGGAGCAGGCCGCGTATACGTGTTTCCAGACCGCAACAAGGACGGCAAGCCCGACAGCCAGCAGACCTTCGCAGACGGCCTGAACCAGCCGCACGGTCTGGCCTTTCACGGCGACTTCCTGTATGTGGCGACCACCGACGCCGTGCTGCGCTTTGCCTACAGGAGCGGCGACCTGAAGGCGACGGGCGGCCCCAGCAAACTGGTCGATCTGCCGACGGGCGGCGGCCACAGCACCCGCACCGTCGTCTTTGGCCCCGACAACCGCATGTATGTGGCGTCGGGCAGCAGTTGCAACGTGTGCGAGGAAAGCGATCCCAAACGCGCCTCGGTGTGGGTCTACGACGCCGACGGCAAGAACGGCCAGCTGTTCTCCAGCGGGCTTCGCAACGCGGTGGGTCTGGCCTGGAAAGACGGCGTGCTGTACGCCAGCAACAACGGGCGCGACAATCTGGGCGACAACATTCCGCCGGAGAGTTTCTACAGGCTCAAGGCGGGCGGCTTCTACGGCTGGCCCTACTGCTACACCCTGAACGGAACCCAGGTCTACGACAAGGATTTCGGGCGCAAAACCGCAGCGACCTGCCAGAATGCCACCGCTGCCTTTGCCACCGTCACCGCCCACAGCGCCCCGCTGGGCATCAATTTCTACAGCGGCAAGGCGTTTCCCGCCGGATATCAGGGCATGCTGTTTGCCGCGCTGCACGGCTCGTGGAACCGCTCGCAGCGCAGCGGTGACAAGGTGGTGATGATCGACCCTCAGAGCGGCAAGGTCAGCGATTTCGTCACGGGCTTTCTGGACGGACAGACCAGCCGGGGCCGCCCCGCTGGCGTCGTCAGCGCCCCCGACGGCTCGCTGCTGATTACCGACGACCAGACCGGCAGCATCTACCGCGTCAGCTACGGCAACTGAGTTCTATCGTTGACAGGCACCGTGATCGTTATCAGCGTCAACTCGTCTTTATCTGGGTGCGGCTGCTTGATGACATTCAAGTGTGCTTTATGTTACGTTAGAGCATGACCTTTCCACCGGCTTCACCTCCGCCTGGATATGTACGCAGTACGCCTCAACGCCTGAGCTGGGTCACAGTGCCGCTGATTATTCTGCTGGTGCTGCAAATTCTGGGCATCCTGTTCCTGCCGCTGATCCTGCCGTTTCTCAGCGCCATCCTAAACACTGCTAGCGCCAGCAACGACACCGCCAACAGCCTCTCGCCCAGCGACTTGCACACCATCCTGACGTTTGTTTCGGCGTCGATCTGGGTGGTCGAGATCGTTCAGGTCGGTGTGGCGGTGCTGTATTTCTTCACGCTGCGGGCCGTGCAGCAGGGCAAAAACTGGGGCCGCATCGTGGCGATTGTGATGTTCATTCTAGGCCTGCTGAATTTCCCGGTCGGAACGCTGCTGGGCGTGTTCGGCCTGATCGGAGCCTTCGATCAGGAAGTCGCGGCGTACTGTAACCGCTAACACCTGCCCAGCTTTCAACTTCCAGCGCCTCCGGTACACCGCCGGGGGCCTGTTTGTTTACTGTGACTCCTGCCGGGGCTGCCCACGCTATGCTCTCCAGCATGACGCTGGACGCCCGCCTGACTCCTACCCGCACGCCCGAGAACACTGCCCGCCTCACCATCTCCTGCCCTGACAAACGCGGCATCGTGGCGGCGGTGTCGCAGTTTCTGCACAATCACGGGGCCAACATCATCCACAGCGACCAGCATTCCACCGACCCCGAGGGCGGCCAGTTCTTCATGCGGATGGAGTTTTATCTGGAAGGGCTTGACCTGGCACGCGGAGCCTTCGAGCGGGCGTTCGCGGCGGTGGTGGCCGAGCCCTTTGCGATGGATTGGCGCATCTGGTACAGCGATCAGCCCAAGCGCATGGGCATTCTGGTCAGCCAGTACGACCACTGCTTCCTCGATCTGCTGTGGCGCTGGCGGCGCGGCGAGCTGGACGTGGAAATTCCGGTCATCATCAGCAATCACGAGGCGCTGCGGGCCGACGCCGAGATGTTCGGCCTCCCCTTTCACGTGATTGCGGTCAGCAAGGACACCAAGGCCCAGGCCGAAGCCGAGCAACTGGCGCTGCTTCAGGGCAAGGTCGATTTCGTGGTGCTGGCGCGGTACATGCAGATTCTGTCGGGCGACTTTCTTCAGGGGGTCGGCGTGCCAGTCATCAATATTCATCACTCGTTTCTGCCCGCCTTCGTCGGAGCCAATCCGTACCGGGCCGCCTTCAAGCGCGGCGTAAAATTGGTGGGTGCCACCGCCCACTACGTCACCGAGGAGCTGGACGCCGGGCCGATCATCGAACAGGACGTGGCGCGGGTCACGCACCGTGAAACGCCCGAAACCCTGATGCGGCTGGGCCGCGATGTAGAGCGGCAGGTGCTGGCCCGCGCCGTCAAAGCCCATGTCGAAGACCGCGTGCTGGTTCACGGCAACAAGACGATGGTGTTTTAAAGCAACTTTTCCCGCCCCACTCGGATGGAGGCCATATGTTGAAAGCAGTTCTGTTGACGCTGGCGTTTGCACTCGAACTGGTGATGCTTGCTGCCGTGGCGTCGTGGGGCCTGAGAAGCGGAACGACGACTGCCGTGCGGCTGCTGCTCGGCATCGGTGCGCCCGTGGCGTTTGCCGTGGTGTGGGGCCTGTTTATGGCACCCCGCGCAGCTTTCCCGCTGGCCGCTCCAGCACACCTGGCCCTCGAACTGCTGCTGTACGGCCTCGCCGCTCTGGGTCTGGCAACCACGTCTCGTCCGGGGCTGGCCGCGCTGTTTCTGGGGGTTGCCCTTGTCGTGACGCTGCTGGTGCGTGCGCTACGTCTCGATACTCCCTGAACCGCCATCTGAACCGCCGCGTCTGTCCCGCTTTCAGCACTGCATGAACATGCACTGACGATGAATATGTATAATCCTCGTCTATGACCGTTCAAGCCGCGCCCACCCTGCTGACGCCTGAAACACTGCCTGCCCCGGTGCTGGCTGGGCGTGATTTTTTATCCAACCTCGACATGACCAGCAGCGAACTGCGGGCCGTGCTCGACACCGCCGCCAGCATGAAACGCGGCGAGTGGCGAAGCGTCAAGCCGCTGGCAGGTCTGTCGCTGGCGCTGGTCTTCGAGAAGGCGAGCCTGAGAACGCGCACGACCTTCGACGTGGGCATGTATCAGCTCGGCGGGCACGCCATCACGCTGTCGAATCAGGAGATCGGGCTGGGCAAGCGCGAGCGCGTCTCGGACGTGGCACGCAATCTGGAGCGCTGGGTCGACGGCATCATGGCGCGGGTGTACCTGCAACAGACGCTCACCGAACTGGCCGACCACGCCGCCATCCCGGTCATCAACGGTCTGTCAGACATGCTGCATCCGGTGCAGCTTCTGGCCGACTATCAGACCATCGAGGAAGAGCTGGGAGACGCCAGTGGCAAGCGCGTGGTGTACATCGGTGACGGCAACAACCTCGCCAACAGCCACATCCATATGGGCGTCCTGACCGGCTCGCACGTCACCATCGTGACCCCGGTGGGCTACGAACCCAACGGCGCCGTGCTGCTCGACGCGGTGCGGCGCGGCGCAGAAGTCACGCTCACCAACGACCTCGCGGCCATCGACGGAGCCGACGTGCTGTACACCGATGTCTGGATTTCGATGGGGCAGGAAGATCAGGCCGAGCTGCGGCGCAAGGCCTTTCAGGGCTATCAGGTCACGCCCGCCATGCTCGACCGACTCGCGCCGCACGGCATCTTTCTGCACTGCCTCCCCGCCCACTACGGCGAGGAAACCGTGCCGGAAGCCACTGAACACCCCAAGAGCCGGGTCTTCGACCAGGCCGAAAACCGCCTGCACGCTCAGAAAGCCCTGCTGTATCACCTGATGGGTGAGCTGAAGCCGAGGTGGTGACGCCCGGCCTGCGGCGACTTTCGGCCCAGCGCCTGCTCAGGAGAGAATGAACCCATGAGTCTTCCCCAGATTTTTATCGACGGCGAGGCCGGAACCACGGGCCTTCAGATCCGTTCGCGGCTGGAACACCGCACCGACATCGAACTGCTGAGCATCGACCCGGCGCGGCGCAAAGACCCACAGGCCCGCAGAGAGCTGCTGAACGCCGCCGACGTGGCGATTCTGTGCCTGCACGACGACCTCGCCCGCGAAGCCGTGGGCCTGATCGAGAATCCTGCCACGCGCATTCTCGATGCCTCCAGCGCCCACCGCGTCGCGCCCGACTGGACCTACGGCTTTCCGGAACTGACGGCGGGGCAGGAAGACGCCATCCGCACGGCCCAGCGTGTCAGCAATCCGGGCTGCTACGCCACCGGAGCCATTGCCCTGCTGCGCCCGCTGACCGAGGCTGGGCTGCTGCCACCGGCATTTCCAGTCAGCGTGCAGGGGTTTTCCGGGTACAGCGGCGGCGGACGGGCGCTGGTCGATGCCCATGAGGTGCCCGGCACGCCCGAACACCCGATGGGCGGCCACTTCAAAAGCTACGGCCTGACGCTCAATCACAAGCATGTGCCGGAAATGCAGCGCTACGGCGGCCTGATCCACCCTCCGATCTTCGCGCCCAATGTGGGCGACTGGCGACAGGGCATGATCGTGCAGATTCCGCTGCACCTGCGGCAGCTCGGCACCACCGCTCCAGAGCTTCACGCCGCACTGGCACAGCATTACAGCGGGCGGACATTCGTGCGGGTGCAGCCGATGGAAGGCGCACCGACCATTCTTGATCCGCAGGCGCTGCAAGACACCAACCTGCTCGACCTATTTGTGTATGCCA of the Deinococcus ruber genome contains:
- a CDS encoding NAD-dependent epimerase/dehydratase family protein, producing the protein MRILVTGATGFLGGAAARALARSGHAVTGTGRDPQQGAALEQAGMRFLRADLKDDPAPLLQNIDAVLHCAARSTLWGHWRDFYTDNVTVSAALARACALRGIRLVHISTPSVYNAASQTRNVPESLPIGPRFDSLYARSKFLAEQEVRFYVPGAAILRPRGIYGPGDTSILPRLARALRSGRLPRLTRHEVYTELTHVQNVVHAAKLALERPAAGVFNITDGVSVPIWATLDQLADVLKVPRPTRFVPAAVVEQAARLLELAYRLAPGAPEPPITASGVRLLTRPMTLDLTRARERLGYVPVIHPEAGLNAVLEGLK
- a CDS encoding F390 synthetase-related protein, giving the protein MLDRLTVLAHALGEGRWMFRERAALERHQERLAAEHLRWVAAHSPYTAERFQQSTLSVGQWRDLPPISKPEMMGNFDRLNTAGLPLKTVLEVARRAEVTRDFTPTLSTPSGEMTVGLSSGTSGTQGVFLVSRAERLQWAGAVLRWLLPPPWPASLLKRQRVAFVLRAEGQLYRSVSGSRLQFQFLDLLRPVPELAADLSAAHPTLLAGPPSVLRALLDAGADAHPARVVSVAEVLEDDDRAALEAGFGPVVQVYQATEGLLALPCPHGHLHLNEAHVHFDFEALPGGYQRPIITDLRRRAQPMIRHRLDDVLLLAEGGGCTCGLASRRIERVVGRQDDALNLPSSAGTRLTVWPDFVRAAMNTAAGLREYRAEQTDAAHLQLSLEPDTVSTRTAAARELRAALDRLGVGAVTLSFSPLLADPLGTKRRRVRQRWTPSRPHGAD
- a CDS encoding DUF1572 family protein; this encodes MQGNELGELYLSDLRTRLRGVKALGEGALKQLHEPEWHAVLSAGGNSAAVTVQHLSGNMHSRWGALQHGYRAGQDGEQATRNRDAEFEEGQQTGAQLWAIWEAGWTVFLEALDALTSADLTRTLRIRGETHTVLEALQRQVAHYSGHVYQLVFLVKTLRGPDWHTLSIARGQSAAFNAAMHKQQQP
- a CDS encoding PQQ-dependent sugar dehydrogenase, with the translated sequence MIFNFTRSRACTLLGLALLSCSPAAQAADDSLVSSLKVPAGFKVSLYTGGLKNPRLMAVAPNGDLFVSDQGAGRVYVFPDRNKDGKPDSQQTFADGLNQPHGLAFHGDFLYVATTDAVLRFAYRSGDLKATGGPSKLVDLPTGGGHSTRTVVFGPDNRMYVASGSSCNVCEESDPKRASVWVYDADGKNGQLFSSGLRNAVGLAWKDGVLYASNNGRDNLGDNIPPESFYRLKAGGFYGWPYCYTLNGTQVYDKDFGRKTAATCQNATAAFATVTAHSAPLGINFYSGKAFPAGYQGMLFAALHGSWNRSQRSGDKVVMIDPQSGKVSDFVTGFLDGQTSRGRPAGVVSAPDGSLLITDDQTGSIYRVSYGN
- the map gene encoding type I methionyl aminopeptidase; its protein translation is MTINTEADLKGMQRAGHVVAETLRTLKAAIRPGVTPAALDALAGTVFGQYGAESAPRMTYNAPVNVFISVNDDIVHGLPTQRPLAAGDVVSIDVTPFVDGYIADAAVTVAVPPASPVVMRLIECAEVAFHAGMKEARAGQPVHAIGEAVEREVRRRGFTVLRELFGHGVGRAIHEEPNVPNYYRAKDSRKLHEGLVIAVEPMVSTGRSHRVRTLRDGWTLSTTDGGLAAHFEHTIMITRNSPVILTA
- a CDS encoding 3-oxoacyl-ACP synthase III family protein → MTFSPLAFRLLSTAQALPRRVVPTAEVAALCGVPADLAAARSGVQERRWLSGEETALTLGAQAARDALHAAHLEPQQIDVLLNASGTQLQPIPDGAALLARELGWSGNAAYSLHGTCLSFLLALHHAALLIGAGQARHVLIVSSEAGSLGLNFAHAESSLLIGDGAAAVVLGPAERPGQGLHAARFETYPEGADHTRIRAGGSLLNNRSPQIQDDDYLFEMQGLGVLKLASRVVPGFLERLRPGLSSGLPGIGRVVPHQASAAGLALMRRYGWPEDRVEVTLPHLGNVIAASVPLTLHQASTQGRAEEGETLLLVGTGAGLTAGGLIWQL
- the aroA gene encoding 3-phosphoshikimate 1-carboxyvinyltransferase, with translation MTTPASHSAPHADGMPDSFDVVVHPARELRGTLRAQPSKNYTTRYLLAAALTAGEVRVVGVATSEDAGAMLRCLEAWGAGVELIGDDAVIRGFGAKPHAGVTLNPGNAGAVARFLMGVSVLTTGTRFVTDYPDSLGKRPQGDLLEALSRLGAQVSSEDGRFPIALSGPVRGGPLEVSAEKSSQYASALMFLAPLLPAGLDLHLTGDIKSHAPLRQTLDTLSAFGIRATASSDLARISIPGAQTYQASRIMVPGDYPGSAAILAAAAILPGEVRLSNLRENDLQGEREAVNVLREMGADIVRTGDSLTVRGGQPLRAVTRDSDGFTDAVQALTAAAAFAEGQTTWENVYTLRLKECDRISDTRRELEKLGFTASETNDSLSIVGAASVAGGVTADGHGDHRMIMLLTLIGLRATSPVRITGAHHIRKSYPMFFRHLEELGASFEYVAATRD
- a CDS encoding MBL fold metallo-hydrolase yields the protein MTAVRVVPLSAGECLNVAALTERGAAWRVRAYPAGFALLLHPTHGPVLFDTGYSPRVRTLMRRWPGMLYGLITPVRLKAHQTALARLARLGILASDVKHLIVSHLHADHVGALREFPAATFHLDAGAYPPLRGLKGVRAVRRAFLPELLPPDFEARSRELEYRAAPPEFAPFGHVADVFGDGSVYALPVPGHAPGMIALIVRTHETAALDGDGAGLTLLASDAAWSVRALREGGEVHPLARVAFWDAAQEQRSRDALKRWLAAHPQARVIVSHDVPETEHHA